One region of Glycine max cultivar Williams 82 chromosome 9, Glycine_max_v4.0, whole genome shotgun sequence genomic DNA includes:
- the LOC100815331 gene encoding B3 domain-containing transcription factor VRN1 yields MTSACNKNPKPIAVRFFKNIFRASLAHGLLKLPTIFTKKYGDGMSNPVSLKSPDSTRWKIYWTKHDGEIWFQKGWKEYATYYGLDHGHLLFFEYEGTSHFNVHIFDTSAVEIDYPSNGTHHGKDSSHVEISDDPVEILDEKFSCQKTREKSTVSSPQPTKKMKAGLTTNVKKRPNVVNLHRHVQIRSIKSQKAKFVKHELDEDESRGIFHTERPKGEQLTSTALNRATAFRSENPSFKLVMNPSFIYGDYLEIPPEFAEIYLKKTHAVVILEVLEGRTWPVICSAPTITGGWHKFASENHLNVGDVCVFELIQKIQGLAFKVSIFRGAEEPSCPISQASADGFCEEVFCKDELECGDVTV; encoded by the exons ATGACTTCCGCATGCAATAAGAATCCCAAGCCCATTGCGGTTCGTTTCTTTAAAAACATCTTCAGAGCAAGTCTTGCACATGGATTACTT AAGCTCCCAacaattttcactaaaaaatacGGAGATGGAATGTCAAACCCTGTGTCTCTAAAGTCCCCAGATAGTACTAGATGGAAAATATATTGGACCAAGCATGATGGTGAGATTTGGTTTCAAAAGGGTTGGAAGGAGTATGCCACATACTATGGTCTAGATCATGGTCACCTGCTGTTCTTTGAATATGAGGgaacttctcattttaatgTGCACATATTCGACACCAGTGCCGTTGAAATAGACTATCCTTCCAATGGTACTCATCATGGAAAGGACAGCAGCCATGTCGAGATTAGCGACGATCCTGTTGAAATTTTGGATGAGAAATTTTCATGCCAAAAGACTAGAGAGAAATCCACAGTGTCTTCTCCTCAACCTACCAAGAAAATGAAGGCTGGACTAACtacaaatgttaaaaaaagGCCCAATGTGGTGAACTTGCATCGGCATGTCCAAATTAGAAGCATTAAATCTCAAAAGGCAAAATTTGTCAAGCATGAATTAGATG AAGATGAAAGTAGAGGCATTTTTCACACTGAACGGCCAAAAGGGGAGCAATTAACTTCTACAGCTTTAAACAGAGCCACAGCTTTCAGATCTGAAAATCCCTCTTTCAAGCTTGTCATGAATCCATCCTTTATTTATGGAGACTACCTG GAAATACCACCTGAATTTGCAGAAATATATTTGAAGAAGACACATGCAGTTGTCATCCTTGAGGTCTTGGAAGGGAGAACATGGCCTGTTATTTGTTCTGCTCCTACAATTACTGGGGGATGGCACAAATTTGCATCTGAAAATCATTTGAATGTGGGGGACGTTTGTGTTTTTGAACTGATCCAGAAGATCCAGGGCCTTGCCTTCAAGGTTTCCATCTTTCGAGGTGCAGAAGAACCAAGTTGCCCCATTTCACAAG CAAGTGCCGATGGATTCTGTGAGGAAGTATTTTGTAAAGATGAACTGGAATGTGGTGATGTTACAGTTTAG